A region of Carassius auratus strain Wakin chromosome 11, ASM336829v1, whole genome shotgun sequence DNA encodes the following proteins:
- the LOC113110833 gene encoding cysteine-rich with EGF-like domain protein 1 isoform X2, which translates to MGAGPARCRKCAAGYRSSGMRCIDIDECAEEVLACPGVSMFCENTEGSFHCQCAVGYTRRGDTCERSQTTASEEKGLFDDIQEDEIEVLQQMFFGVVLCALATLAAKGDLVFTSIFMGAVAAMAGYWLSDKSDRLIESILKGR; encoded by the exons ATGGGTGCAGGACCTGCCCGCTGTAGGAAATGTGCGGCTGGTTACAGATCATCAGGCATGAGATGCATAG ATATAGATGAGTGCGCTGAGGAGGTGTTGGCCTGTCCTGGGGTCAGTATGTTCTGTGAAAACACAGAGGGCTCTTTTCACTGTCAGTGTGCGGTTGGTTACACACGCAGAGGCGACACCTGCGAGAGGAGCCAGACAACAG CATCTGAAGAAAAGGGTCTTTTTGACGATATTCAGGAGGATGAGATTGAAGTCCTGCAGCAGATGTTCTTCGGTGTTGTGCTGTGTGCATTGGCCACGTTGGCGGCTAAAGGGGACTTGGTGTTCACCTCCATCTTTATGGGGGCAGTGGCAGCAATGGCTGGATACTGGCTCTCTGATAAAAGCGATCGATTGATAGAGTCCATCTTGAAGGGGAGATAA
- the LOC113110833 gene encoding cysteine-rich with EGF-like domain protein 1 isoform X1: protein MGAGPARCRKCAAGYRSSGMRCIVSPADIDECAEEVLACPGVSMFCENTEGSFHCQCAVGYTRRGDTCERSQTTASEEKGLFDDIQEDEIEVLQQMFFGVVLCALATLAAKGDLVFTSIFMGAVAAMAGYWLSDKSDRLIESILKGR from the exons ATGGGTGCAGGACCTGCCCGCTGTAGGAAATGTGCGGCTGGTTACAGATCATCAGGCATGAGATGCATAG TTTCTCCTGCAGATATAGATGAGTGCGCTGAGGAGGTGTTGGCCTGTCCTGGGGTCAGTATGTTCTGTGAAAACACAGAGGGCTCTTTTCACTGTCAGTGTGCGGTTGGTTACACACGCAGAGGCGACACCTGCGAGAGGAGCCAGACAACAG CATCTGAAGAAAAGGGTCTTTTTGACGATATTCAGGAGGATGAGATTGAAGTCCTGCAGCAGATGTTCTTCGGTGTTGTGCTGTGTGCATTGGCCACGTTGGCGGCTAAAGGGGACTTGGTGTTCACCTCCATCTTTATGGGGGCAGTGGCAGCAATGGCTGGATACTGGCTCTCTGATAAAAGCGATCGATTGATAGAGTCCATCTTGAAGGGGAGATAA